One stretch of Amycolatopsis sp. 195334CR DNA includes these proteins:
- a CDS encoding AAA family ATPase, protein MPLFGREPELKVLSELIDEPGSRGGALLVGEPGIGKSALLAEAVSLAAGFRVLRTTGTAAERDFAYAGLHQLLYPVRAGVDDLPPAQREALRTALGLAEAAEPSPYLVGLAALTLLVDAAPLLIVAEDVHWLDQASADVLAFVARRIETEPVVLLAATRESGPLRDAGLHPMPLDRLPAESAAELLDSTAFGLEPEVRERLLAEAAGNPLALIELPAALDRLDPVLPLTDRLHRAFAARVAELPDETRTALLIAALAQSDSAAEVLAATARVLGTTEPDVFAPAVAARLIDLGSGKVTFRHPLMRSAIPAAATPADQRRAHLALAETDQADRRAWHRAAATAGLDEDVAAELAEAADRALNRGGVAAAITTLERAARLSERQDTKAGRLLRAAELAAESGRRDTAGRLVREARTLDLTPHQSATASWLPSIFDDGVREDSARVAELADLAGAVADPDAASRILWGAAMRCFWAEPGEKARHTLLEVLDRLPLGDDDPRKVAIAAYVAPFDRAETVRNGLRAAAVTDPETLRYLGSAALQIGAFDVAARFSAEAAPGLRAQGRLGLLTRALAVQAWSRVRLGDLITAAPIAAEAVRLAQETGQPFMGGLAKAVQAEIAALRGEHEQAGKLADEAERAGLAAGARPVLATVQLARGVLALSEGRFDDAFAQLSRVLDPADPAYQLALRAYFLPELTEAAVRSGQTGAMRDVLRTLTPFAGTSPALDIGLRYAHAVLESTEDAFTAALRADLVGWPAERGRLHLAFGEWLRRQRRVVESRAHLRTAREAFDALGMAAWGERARRELRSAGESSPNRDPDARERLTPHELSIAQLAATGLTNREIGQQLYLSHRTVGTHLQRIFPKLGVNSRTELAKALGER, encoded by the coding sequence ATGCCGCTGTTCGGCCGAGAACCCGAGCTGAAGGTGCTGTCCGAGCTGATCGACGAGCCCGGCAGCCGCGGTGGCGCCCTGCTCGTCGGCGAGCCGGGGATCGGGAAGTCCGCCCTGCTCGCCGAGGCGGTCTCGCTGGCGGCCGGGTTCCGCGTGCTCCGGACGACCGGCACGGCCGCCGAACGCGACTTCGCCTACGCCGGACTGCACCAGCTTCTCTACCCCGTCCGCGCGGGCGTCGACGACCTGCCGCCCGCCCAGCGCGAAGCCCTGCGGACCGCGCTCGGCCTCGCCGAAGCCGCCGAGCCCAGCCCCTACCTGGTCGGGCTGGCCGCGCTGACCCTGCTCGTCGACGCGGCGCCGTTGCTGATCGTCGCCGAGGACGTGCACTGGCTCGACCAGGCCAGCGCCGACGTCCTCGCCTTCGTGGCCCGCCGGATCGAAACCGAGCCCGTGGTGCTGCTCGCCGCCACCCGCGAAAGCGGACCGTTGCGGGACGCCGGGCTGCACCCGATGCCGCTCGACCGCCTGCCCGCCGAGAGCGCCGCCGAACTGCTCGACTCGACCGCCTTCGGCCTCGAACCCGAGGTGCGGGAGCGCCTGCTCGCCGAGGCCGCCGGGAATCCGCTGGCCCTCATCGAACTGCCCGCCGCGCTGGACCGCCTCGACCCGGTGCTGCCGCTGACTGACCGCCTGCACCGCGCGTTCGCCGCCCGGGTCGCCGAACTGCCGGACGAGACCCGGACCGCACTGCTGATCGCCGCGCTCGCCCAGAGCGACTCGGCCGCCGAGGTGCTCGCCGCCACCGCGCGCGTGCTCGGCACCACCGAGCCGGACGTCTTCGCGCCCGCGGTGGCGGCCCGGCTGATCGACCTCGGATCGGGCAAGGTGACCTTCCGGCACCCGCTGATGCGGTCGGCCATTCCCGCCGCTGCGACGCCCGCCGACCAGCGGCGCGCGCACCTCGCGCTGGCCGAGACGGACCAGGCCGACCGGCGGGCCTGGCACCGGGCCGCCGCGACCGCCGGACTCGACGAGGACGTGGCCGCGGAGCTGGCCGAAGCCGCCGATCGCGCGCTGAACCGGGGCGGAGTCGCCGCCGCGATCACCACGCTGGAACGGGCGGCGCGGCTCAGCGAGCGGCAGGACACCAAGGCCGGGCGCTTGCTGCGTGCCGCCGAACTCGCCGCCGAGTCCGGCCGCCGCGACACGGCCGGGCGGCTGGTGCGCGAGGCGCGGACCCTCGACCTCACGCCGCACCAGAGCGCCACGGCGAGCTGGCTGCCCAGCATCTTCGACGACGGTGTCCGCGAGGACAGCGCACGCGTCGCGGAACTGGCCGACCTCGCCGGAGCGGTCGCCGACCCGGATGCGGCGTCGCGGATCCTCTGGGGTGCCGCGATGCGCTGCTTCTGGGCGGAACCCGGGGAGAAGGCCCGCCACACGCTGCTGGAGGTGCTGGACCGGCTGCCCCTCGGCGACGACGATCCGCGCAAGGTCGCGATCGCCGCGTACGTGGCGCCGTTCGACCGAGCCGAGACTGTCCGGAATGGACTGCGCGCGGCAGCCGTCACCGACCCGGAAACCCTGCGGTACCTGGGCAGTGCGGCACTGCAGATCGGCGCGTTCGACGTGGCCGCGCGGTTCTCCGCCGAAGCGGCACCGGGCCTGCGCGCCCAGGGACGACTCGGCCTGCTGACGCGCGCGCTGGCCGTGCAGGCGTGGAGCCGGGTCCGGCTCGGGGACCTGATCACCGCGGCGCCGATCGCGGCCGAGGCGGTCAGGCTGGCGCAGGAGACCGGACAGCCGTTCATGGGCGGACTGGCCAAGGCCGTGCAGGCGGAGATCGCCGCGCTGCGGGGTGAGCACGAACAGGCCGGGAAGCTCGCGGACGAAGCCGAACGGGCGGGGCTCGCCGCGGGCGCGCGCCCGGTGCTGGCCACCGTCCAGCTCGCCCGCGGCGTCCTGGCGCTGAGCGAGGGCCGGTTCGACGACGCGTTCGCGCAGCTGAGCCGGGTGCTCGATCCGGCGGACCCCGCCTACCAGCTGGCCCTGCGCGCGTACTTCCTGCCCGAACTCACCGAGGCGGCCGTCCGATCCGGACAGACCGGCGCGATGCGGGACGTTCTGCGCACGTTGACCCCCTTCGCCGGAACCTCACCGGCTCTGGACATCGGCCTGCGGTACGCGCACGCCGTGCTGGAGTCCACAGAGGACGCGTTCACCGCGGCGCTGCGGGCGGACCTGGTCGGTTGGCCCGCCGAACGCGGTCGCCTGCACCTGGCCTTCGGCGAATGGCTGCGGCGGCAGCGCCGGGTCGTGGAGTCCCGCGCGCACCTGCGCACCGCCAGGGAGGCCTTCGACGCGCTGGGCATGGCGGCCTGGGGCGAGCGCGCCCGGCGGGAGTTGCGCAGCGCGGGGGAGTCCAGTCCGAACCGGGACCCGGACGCGCGCGAACGGCTGACCCCGCACGAGCTGAGCATCGCCCAGCTGGCGGCCACCGGCCTGACGAACCGGGAGATCGGGCAGCAGCTGTACCTGTCGCACCGGACCGTCGGCACCCACCTGCAGCGGATCTTCCCCAAGCTCGGGGTGAACTCCCGCACCGAACTGGCGAAGGCGCTCGGCGAGCGGTGA
- a CDS encoding DUF6130 family protein, which produces MSLFANVPRVLASAAVVVLATACSAEAAPTAPAAATTAAAAAPATPAAAATAPAAAPATPGGAAVAPGGAPTAAAPPGVPATEPSWPPAPVVPLPSQPPPALVTDAPLPEQLAKGLAVIRYRAENLRIVPVYGPAALDVSPRVGHIHVTVDGAPWHWADGSGEPLIIQGLPSGPHQVRVDLADPTHHVLDSKTVEFTIP; this is translated from the coding sequence GTGTCCCTCTTCGCGAACGTGCCCCGTGTCCTGGCTTCCGCCGCCGTGGTCGTCCTGGCGACCGCGTGCTCGGCCGAAGCCGCGCCCACCGCCCCGGCTGCCGCCACGACTGCCGCGGCTGCCGCACCCGCGACCCCGGCTGCCGCAGCGACTGCCCCGGCTGCCGCGCCTGCGACCCCGGGCGGCGCGGCGGTCGCCCCGGGCGGCGCCCCGACCGCCGCCGCGCCACCGGGTGTTCCGGCGACCGAGCCGTCCTGGCCACCCGCGCCGGTGGTCCCGCTGCCATCGCAGCCGCCGCCCGCGCTGGTCACCGACGCGCCACTGCCCGAGCAGCTGGCCAAGGGCCTCGCGGTGATCCGCTACCGCGCGGAGAACCTGCGGATCGTGCCGGTCTACGGACCGGCCGCGCTGGACGTCTCGCCGCGGGTCGGCCACATCCACGTGACCGTCGACGGCGCGCCGTGGCACTGGGCCGACGGCAGCGGGGAGCCACTGATCATCCAGGGCCTGCCGTCCGGCCCGCACCAGGTGCGCGTCGACCTCGCCGATCCGACGCACCACGTACTGGACAGCAAGACCGTCGAGTTCACCATCCCGTGA
- a CDS encoding tannase/feruloyl esterase family alpha/beta hydrolase: MKRLAVLLLAAIPIAALLSFSASAAPLGCTAPAVPAPPGARIESVDAARVADPAHCLVTVTLTHDGTDHVKVAVALPDQGWTGRLQAVGGSAYVAGDFGAPLAQAVRDGYAGVTTDAGVSANPLDTSWALKPGGELNTTLLTNFATRSVHESAVIGKAVAQGFYRSPVTYSYWNGCSTGGRQGYAEAQHHPGDFDGVLAVAPAVHWGQFAVATLWPHVVMNQEHHFPSACVLTAFREAAIKACDPRDGVVNGIVDQPELCGYDPRQLVGTQVLCDGQEVTVTAADAEVVRKIWAGPVDEHGRKLWAGLPKGADFTWLASPAGFPVAAAWVRSFVAKDPALDLATITYPRFAELFRQSVREFDDVIGTADPDLSEFRRSGGKLLSWVGADDQLIPPDGVVRYREAVERRLGGAHRVDEFYRLFFAPGVEHCSGGVGPAPKDPLGALVNWVEHGQAPDVLRAEKDQTVTRDLCRYPRVSRYTGHGDPAQASSYRCR; encoded by the coding sequence ATGAAACGCCTGGCCGTACTGCTGCTGGCGGCGATCCCGATCGCCGCGCTCCTCTCGTTCAGCGCGAGTGCCGCCCCGCTCGGCTGCACCGCGCCCGCCGTCCCCGCGCCACCCGGCGCGCGGATCGAATCGGTCGACGCGGCCCGTGTCGCCGATCCCGCGCACTGCTTGGTCACGGTCACGCTGACGCACGACGGCACCGACCACGTCAAGGTGGCCGTCGCACTCCCGGACCAGGGCTGGACCGGCCGCCTCCAGGCAGTCGGGGGCAGTGCCTACGTCGCGGGCGACTTCGGCGCTCCGCTGGCCCAAGCCGTCCGCGACGGCTACGCCGGGGTGACCACCGACGCGGGCGTCTCCGCCAACCCGCTCGACACCAGCTGGGCGCTGAAGCCCGGCGGCGAGCTGAACACCACGCTGCTGACCAACTTCGCCACCCGGTCGGTGCACGAATCGGCGGTCATCGGCAAGGCGGTGGCGCAGGGCTTCTACCGCAGCCCGGTCACCTACTCCTACTGGAACGGCTGCTCGACCGGCGGGCGGCAGGGTTACGCCGAGGCGCAGCACCACCCCGGTGACTTCGACGGGGTGCTGGCCGTGGCCCCGGCCGTCCACTGGGGACAGTTCGCGGTGGCCACGCTCTGGCCGCACGTGGTGATGAACCAGGAGCACCACTTCCCCAGCGCCTGCGTGCTGACCGCGTTCCGGGAAGCGGCGATCAAGGCGTGCGACCCGCGTGACGGCGTGGTCAACGGCATCGTCGACCAGCCGGAGCTGTGCGGGTACGACCCCCGGCAACTGGTCGGCACCCAGGTCCTCTGCGACGGCCAGGAGGTCACGGTGACCGCCGCCGACGCGGAGGTGGTCCGCAAGATCTGGGCCGGTCCGGTCGACGAGCACGGCCGCAAGCTGTGGGCGGGCCTGCCCAAGGGCGCCGACTTCACCTGGCTCGCGAGCCCGGCCGGTTTCCCGGTGGCGGCGGCCTGGGTGCGGAGCTTCGTGGCGAAGGACCCAGCGCTCGACCTCGCGACCATCACCTACCCGCGGTTCGCCGAGCTGTTCCGGCAGTCGGTGCGCGAGTTCGACGACGTCATCGGCACCGCCGACCCGGACCTGTCGGAATTCCGCCGCTCCGGTGGCAAGCTGCTCAGCTGGGTCGGCGCGGACGACCAGCTGATCCCGCCGGACGGGGTGGTGCGCTACCGCGAGGCCGTCGAACGGCGGCTGGGCGGTGCCCACCGCGTCGACGAGTTCTACCGCCTGTTCTTCGCACCGGGTGTGGAGCACTGCTCCGGCGGCGTGGGCCCGGCCCCGAAGGACCCGCTCGGCGCGCTGGTGAACTGGGTCGAGCACGGCCAGGCGCCGGACGTCCTGCGAGCCGAGAAGGACCAGACCGTCACGCGCGACCTGTGCCGCTACCCGCGGGTGTCCCGCTACACCGGCCACGGCGATCCCGCGCAGGCGTCGAGCTACCGCTGCCGCTGA
- a CDS encoding BTAD domain-containing putative transcriptional regulator: protein MALTRELLTPREQGVLRAVGRGLSAAEIAVELSIAEVAVRSDLGRIVAHLGLDEETRTAPLRLSVLGPPRAWRGTEPVDLGPVRQQALLAALALRPDVTVTCAELLDAVWGLEPPAAKVVPVYVYRLRKCLQTGDESPDAVIGRDRGGYRLAGAAVQVDSVRLAELATEAAALRRDGDLVAAVARYASALALFRGEPLAGLPGPFAEGERRRLGERRIALLQGRLECLVRLGRYAEAIGELSALTSEHPHSEPLAALLMRALYGSGRRADALGVFQRLRRRLVDDLGVEPSDLVGRVHQAVLRGDDAQLQRQR, encoded by the coding sequence ATGGCGCTGACACGGGAGTTGCTCACTCCGAGGGAACAGGGCGTGTTGCGCGCGGTCGGGCGTGGCCTGTCCGCGGCGGAGATCGCGGTGGAACTGTCCATCGCCGAAGTGGCCGTGCGCTCCGACCTCGGGCGGATCGTGGCCCATCTGGGGCTGGACGAGGAAACCAGGACCGCGCCGCTGCGGCTGTCCGTGCTCGGCCCGCCGCGGGCCTGGCGCGGCACCGAGCCGGTGGACCTGGGGCCGGTGCGCCAGCAGGCGCTGCTCGCCGCGCTGGCGCTGCGCCCGGACGTCACGGTCACCTGTGCCGAACTGCTCGACGCGGTGTGGGGCCTGGAACCGCCGGCCGCGAAGGTCGTGCCGGTCTACGTCTACCGGCTGCGCAAGTGCCTGCAGACGGGCGACGAATCCCCGGACGCGGTGATCGGCCGGGACCGGGGCGGCTACCGGCTGGCCGGTGCCGCGGTCCAGGTGGACTCGGTCCGCCTGGCCGAACTCGCCACCGAAGCGGCCGCCCTCCGGCGCGACGGAGACCTCGTCGCCGCGGTCGCCCGGTACGCGAGCGCGCTGGCGTTGTTCCGCGGCGAACCCCTCGCCGGCCTGCCCGGCCCCTTCGCCGAGGGCGAGCGGCGACGCCTCGGCGAACGCCGGATCGCCCTGCTCCAGGGGCGGCTGGAGTGCCTGGTGCGGCTGGGCCGGTACGCCGAGGCCATCGGTGAACTGTCCGCGCTGACCTCGGAGCACCCGCACAGCGAGCCGCTGGCCGCGTTGCTGATGCGCGCCCTCTACGGCAGCGGGCGCCGCGCCGACGCGCTCGGCGTGTTCCAGCGCCTGCGCCGCCGCCTGGTGGACGATCTCGGTGTCGAGCCGAGCGACCTCGTCGGCCGGGTCCACCAGGCGGTCCTCCGCGGTGACGATGCCCAGCTTCAGCGGCAGCGGTAG
- a CDS encoding serine hydrolase: MSKRIVVAVVGAAVLALAGPAAAAAPVAHPVTQAAVDKFRASNGAPGAEAVVREQGEVWGVTSGTKVLGQNQPFGPDDQIRAGSLTKPFTAAMVLQLVAEGAVDLDASVETYLPGVLQGNGYDGHRISVRQLLNHSSGVADYLWLGGGLNPLEQLRPHTLAEVAGWGLAQPPLFEPGEGYQYSNTNFILAGMIIEKVTGRAYDRELTDRITTPLGLTRTYLPTPGNKTLPPGHARGYVGRYLYVDFTELIEPSVGLSGGGLVTSGADATRFFQALVAGEVVPPAQLAEMFQLVEGGPPWGYGLGVERFQLPCGGEAWGHYGLWPGYQSVAAATADGRAAFVAGNVINNLAGESGSVGGGNSVHRGVTITEVLCDRG; encoded by the coding sequence TTGTCGAAGAGAATCGTGGTGGCGGTCGTCGGCGCGGCGGTGCTCGCGCTTGCTGGGCCCGCCGCCGCGGCCGCCCCGGTGGCGCACCCGGTCACCCAGGCCGCGGTGGACAAGTTCCGCGCCAGCAACGGCGCGCCCGGCGCGGAAGCCGTGGTGCGCGAGCAGGGCGAGGTGTGGGGTGTCACCAGCGGGACGAAGGTGCTGGGGCAGAACCAGCCGTTCGGGCCGGACGACCAGATCCGGGCGGGGAGCCTGACCAAGCCGTTCACCGCGGCGATGGTGCTGCAGCTGGTCGCCGAGGGGGCGGTCGACCTGGACGCCTCGGTCGAGACGTACCTGCCGGGGGTGCTCCAGGGCAACGGGTACGACGGCCACCGGATCAGCGTCCGGCAGCTGCTCAACCACAGCAGCGGGGTCGCCGACTACCTGTGGCTCGGCGGTGGTCTCAACCCGCTCGAACAGCTGCGGCCGCACACGCTGGCGGAGGTGGCGGGCTGGGGGTTGGCGCAGCCGCCGCTGTTCGAGCCGGGGGAGGGGTACCAGTACTCGAACACCAACTTCATCCTGGCCGGGATGATCATCGAGAAGGTCACCGGGCGCGCCTATGATCGGGAGCTCACCGACCGGATCACCACCCCGCTCGGTCTGACCAGGACTTATCTGCCCACGCCGGGGAACAAGACCCTGCCGCCCGGCCACGCGCGCGGGTATGTCGGCCGGTACCTCTACGTCGACTTCACCGAGCTGATCGAGCCGAGCGTCGGGCTGTCGGGCGGCGGGCTGGTCACCAGCGGGGCCGACGCGACGCGGTTCTTCCAGGCGCTCGTGGCCGGTGAGGTGGTGCCGCCCGCGCAGCTGGCGGAGATGTTCCAGCTGGTGGAAGGCGGTCCGCCGTGGGGCTACGGGCTTGGCGTGGAGCGGTTCCAGCTGCCCTGTGGTGGTGAGGCTTGGGGTCACTACGGGCTCTGGCCGGGGTACCAGTCGGTCGCCGCGGCCACCGCGGACGGCCGGGCCGCGTTCGTGGCGGGGAACGTGATCAACAACCTCGCCGGGGAGAGCGGTTCGGTCGGCGGGGGTAACTCGGTGCACCGCGGGGTGACGATCACCGAGGTCCTCTGCGACCGGGGCTAA
- a CDS encoding SRPBCC family protein — protein sequence MAPNPRDKLTYTEPIAVGEVHVDASPDEVYRLVSDPVAMADLAEEFYRARWIRGATEAAVGNWFSGSNRNGWRRWVTHAEITEAEPGRRFTYRVRTPFFVPISRWEYDLAPERGGCRLTVTNWLRVPRWFVPFAIFITGEPDRAGTNNANIATTLTRLKAHVESRRADLPDSA from the coding sequence ATGGCGCCGAATCCGAGGGACAAGCTCACCTACACCGAACCGATCGCCGTCGGCGAGGTCCACGTCGACGCCTCGCCGGACGAGGTGTACCGCCTGGTCAGCGACCCGGTGGCGATGGCGGACCTGGCCGAGGAGTTCTACCGGGCCCGCTGGATCCGCGGGGCCACCGAGGCCGCGGTCGGGAACTGGTTCTCCGGCTCGAACCGCAACGGCTGGCGCCGCTGGGTCACCCACGCCGAGATCACCGAGGCCGAACCGGGCCGCCGGTTCACCTACCGCGTGCGCACCCCGTTCTTCGTGCCGATCTCACGCTGGGAATACGACCTCGCCCCCGAACGCGGCGGCTGCCGCCTCACCGTGACGAACTGGCTGCGGGTGCCGCGGTGGTTCGTCCCGTTCGCCATCTTCATCACCGGCGAGCCGGACCGCGCCGGGACGAACAACGCCAACATCGCCACCACCCTGACCCGCCTGAAGGCCCACGTCGAGTCCCGGCGCGCGGACCTGCCCGACAGCGCCTGA
- a CDS encoding response regulator transcription factor, which yields MGAELITAVIVDDHAAIAAGVRYWCEQADPPIRLVDAGDRLAAVWTGEGAEADVVIFDLELTPGQPAFGELRQLVDSGRRVVVYSQHSDDLTAIKCIDLGALAYLTKHEGPGHLVPAIRAAAEGRGYTAPSLSGALAADETPDRPRLSPRETEVLRAWFASSSKELVAAKLHITVKTVDTHIARVRVKYANAGRAARTKSELVTRALDDGVITLAELNEAAL from the coding sequence ATGGGAGCCGAGCTGATCACCGCGGTGATCGTGGACGATCACGCGGCGATCGCCGCGGGGGTGCGGTACTGGTGCGAGCAGGCCGATCCGCCGATCCGCCTGGTCGACGCCGGTGACCGCCTCGCCGCGGTGTGGACCGGCGAGGGCGCTGAGGCGGACGTGGTGATCTTCGACCTGGAGCTGACGCCCGGCCAGCCCGCGTTCGGCGAGCTGCGCCAGCTGGTCGACAGCGGGCGGCGGGTGGTCGTGTACTCGCAGCACTCCGACGACCTCACCGCGATCAAGTGCATCGACCTCGGCGCGCTGGCGTACCTGACCAAGCACGAGGGACCGGGCCACCTGGTGCCCGCGATCCGGGCCGCCGCCGAGGGCCGCGGGTACACCGCGCCCTCGCTGTCCGGCGCGCTCGCCGCCGACGAGACCCCGGACCGGCCACGCCTGTCGCCGCGGGAAACCGAGGTGCTGCGGGCCTGGTTCGCCTCGTCCTCCAAGGAACTCGTCGCCGCCAAGCTGCACATCACGGTGAAGACGGTCGACACCCACATCGCCCGCGTGCGCGTGAAGTACGCCAACGCCGGGCGCGCCGCCCGCACCAAGAGCGAGCTCGTCACCCGCGCGCTCGACGACGGCGTGATCACGCTGGCCGAACTGAACGAGGCGGCGCTGTAA
- a CDS encoding BTAD domain-containing putative transcriptional regulator: MEFRVLGPVAVRRGERTEVLTGSLRRTLLGVLLARRGRPVPVDVLTDALWGERPDPRAPKKLQLHVHRLRAILDVPERLSFGTAGYRLEVRPGELDADRFEALAEAGIATARREPQRAVESLRAALALWQGNAFAEAEVPLLADWARRLAELRLTAIESLYQAELECGLHEAVIGELTGLARAHPLRERLHELLITALHRAGRQDEALEAYRRAHGVLAAELGLAPGPALRGLRHRVLSEPAPVASAVPAQLPADAGAITGRHAELAELDAAAPLSVVTGPAGAGKTALVVHWARQRRDRFPDGQLYADLRGYGEPAEPADVLAGFLRALGVTAIPAELEERAAAFRTLADRRRMLVLLDNAGSAEQVRPLLPAGSTCCTLVTSRDPLAGLVVRYGAHRIRLGRLPAPDAAGLLRELLGGDTEADTLAELAELCAGVPLALRVVAELVRHETPDRAEVIRRTLAAVTAPPRSVRPA; this comes from the coding sequence ATGGAGTTCCGGGTGCTGGGGCCGGTGGCGGTCCGGCGGGGTGAGCGGACCGAGGTGCTGACCGGCAGCCTGCGGCGGACGCTGCTCGGCGTGCTGCTGGCCCGCCGCGGCCGTCCGGTGCCGGTGGACGTGCTGACCGACGCGCTGTGGGGGGAGCGGCCGGACCCGCGGGCGCCGAAGAAGCTGCAACTGCACGTCCACCGGCTCCGCGCGATCCTCGACGTCCCGGAGCGGCTGTCCTTCGGCACCGCGGGGTACCGGCTGGAGGTGCGGCCGGGTGAGCTGGACGCGGACCGGTTCGAGGCGCTGGCCGAGGCCGGGATCGCCACCGCACGAAGGGAACCGCAGCGCGCGGTCGAGTCGCTGCGCGCGGCTTTGGCGCTGTGGCAAGGAAACGCGTTCGCCGAGGCCGAAGTGCCGCTGCTCGCCGACTGGGCGCGGCGGCTCGCCGAACTCCGCCTCACCGCGATCGAATCCCTCTACCAGGCCGAATTGGAGTGCGGGCTGCACGAGGCGGTGATCGGGGAGCTGACCGGACTGGCGCGGGCGCACCCGCTGCGGGAACGGCTGCACGAACTGCTGATCACCGCACTGCACCGGGCCGGACGGCAGGACGAGGCACTGGAGGCCTACCGCCGCGCCCACGGTGTGCTGGCCGCCGAACTGGGCTTGGCGCCGGGCCCGGCCCTGCGCGGGTTGCGCCACCGCGTGCTGTCCGAACCGGCGCCGGTGGCCAGTGCGGTGCCCGCCCAGCTCCCGGCGGACGCGGGCGCGATCACCGGCAGGCACGCCGAACTCGCCGAACTCGACGCCGCGGCCCCGCTTTCCGTGGTGACGGGTCCGGCGGGTGCCGGCAAGACCGCGCTCGTGGTGCACTGGGCGCGGCAGCGGCGCGACCGGTTCCCCGACGGCCAGCTCTACGCCGACCTCCGCGGGTACGGCGAGCCGGCCGAACCCGCCGACGTGCTGGCCGGGTTCCTGCGCGCGCTCGGCGTGACCGCGATCCCCGCCGAACTCGAGGAGCGCGCGGCCGCCTTCCGCACGCTCGCCGACCGGCGCCGGATGCTGGTGCTGCTGGACAACGCGGGCAGCGCCGAGCAGGTGCGCCCGCTGCTGCCCGCCGGTTCCACCTGCTGCACGCTGGTGACCAGCCGGGACCCGCTGGCCGGACTCGTGGTCCGCTACGGCGCGCACCGGATCCGGCTGGGGCGGCTGCCCGCGCCGGACGCGGCCGGGTTGCTGCGGGAATTGCTCGGCGGCGACACCGAGGCGGACACGCTTGCCGAACTCGCCGAGCTGTGCGCGGGCGTGCCGCTGGCCCTGCGGGTGGTGGCCGAACTGGTCCGGCACGAGACCCCGGACCGGGCAGAGGTGATCCGGCGGACGCTCGCCGCCGTTACAGCGCCGCCTCGTTCAGTTCGGCCAGCGTGA
- a CDS encoding crotonase/enoyl-CoA hydratase family protein encodes MSPTTITRELTDGILTITLNRPDQLNAFTVTMAEELETAFTEVNADDEVRAVIVTGAGRAFCAGMDLSNDGNVFGLDPDRRPELADMADLDDPELARIRDTGGRVTLAIHDCRKPVIAAINGAAVGIGATMTLAMDARLAATKARVGLVFGKLGIVPEAASTWFLPRIVGLPAALDLAYSADILDAEQSREVGLVQKVVEPAELLDEARALADRWTRGRSPVATAFTRQMMRRNSARPHPVDAHRVDSLAMFYTSIADGIEGVAAFREKRAAEFTGRASEMPPFYQDWLDATRD; translated from the coding sequence ATGAGCCCCACCACGATCACCCGCGAACTGACCGACGGCATCCTCACCATCACGCTGAACCGCCCCGACCAGCTCAACGCGTTCACCGTGACCATGGCCGAGGAACTCGAAACGGCGTTCACCGAGGTCAACGCCGACGACGAGGTGCGCGCGGTCATCGTCACCGGTGCGGGCCGCGCGTTCTGCGCCGGGATGGACCTGAGCAACGACGGGAACGTGTTCGGGCTCGACCCCGACCGGCGGCCGGAACTGGCCGACATGGCCGATCTCGACGACCCCGAGCTGGCCAGGATCCGCGACACCGGCGGCCGGGTCACCCTGGCCATCCACGACTGCCGCAAGCCGGTCATCGCCGCGATCAACGGCGCGGCGGTCGGCATCGGCGCGACCATGACGCTGGCCATGGACGCCCGCCTGGCCGCCACCAAGGCCCGCGTCGGGCTGGTGTTCGGCAAGCTCGGCATCGTGCCGGAGGCCGCGTCCACCTGGTTCCTGCCGCGGATCGTGGGCCTGCCCGCCGCGCTGGACCTGGCCTACAGCGCCGACATCCTCGACGCCGAGCAGAGCCGCGAGGTCGGCCTGGTGCAGAAGGTGGTGGAACCGGCGGAACTGCTCGACGAGGCCAGGGCACTGGCCGACCGGTGGACGCGCGGCCGGTCGCCGGTGGCCACCGCGTTCACCCGGCAGATGATGCGGCGCAACTCCGCCCGCCCGCACCCCGTCGACGCCCACCGCGTGGACTCGCTGGCGATGTTCTACACCAGCATCGCCGACGGCATCGAGGGCGTGGCGGCCTTCCGCGAGAAGCGCGCCGCCGAGTTCACCGGCCGGGCCTCGGAGATGCCGCCGTTCTACCAGGACTGGCTCGATGCCACTCGCGACTGA